ccctggacatggacCAAATCCACTACAGGGTTTCAGCCATCCTGCCTAAaacattgtgtctgtgtagatgcccggccggCCAGTAGCACCCCTGAGATCTGAGATATAAACCCAGGTAATTTGTCTGTGGACTAAAGCTGAGGTGTAATTgggttagatagatggatggatggatggatggatggatggatagatagatagataaatcactttattaatcccatagggaaagtcaggtTAAGCGGCACTATGATGAACAAAGTCTATATCTGGATGGCTTTTACAAATCTGTTGTGTTTGCTCAAGTTTTCTTTGTGTGATAGACTGTGTTTTATAATCTGAAACCATTCAGTGTAACATACAAAATAACACAGGTAAAAGAAAGCCATTCTTTTTTCACACAGGTACATAGTCATACCATCGCACAAACGACTAAGAACTGACTTTAGCTTTGTTTCAGAATTACTACGTCTTCACTCGACACAATGCACTAAACATACATCAGCAACAAAAAAGGAAGAGGGTGATTACATCGTGGGAAACAATTCATAAAGCAGGCTGTATTGTACGGGTAAAAATAGACGTGAGTATTCAAGCCCTCACCCTGGGCTGAAACACACACCTGGGTTTTCCCTGTAAAGGCAAAAGTGTTCCCAACTTCTATTATTAAATCTTATGTAGAATAGATATGCATGAGATGATGCAGGCTGCCCACAGGCTGATTCATAACTCAACAGTCTGGTATTTACAACACAGAACTGAAAAAGTGAGGGACTGGACCTGATATCCAAGTCTGATACTTCCCCATAAATgaagcattaaaataaaatcttgAATCTACATATTAATAAGCTCAGCTTAAAGTTTACTTTGTCTATATATAAAATGCAAAACTGGCCAATTTCTTTTAACCAATAACCAACCATCATTAGTAGACAGTTAACTGATAAATGTGAACTAGTTCAGCATTCAAAATGCTAATCAAAATAAGACTACAGTTATCTTACAGCTCTTCCTAACATTAGTGTCGTTATTATACAATGATAAGTGGATTTCAACCTTTATAACtgaacatgatgcaaaatatccatatCATTAAATGCAGATCCATGTGTGTAGCATTTAACAATCAGTCCGACTCCATACTGACAATTTGTAATAATTCTGTcgtgtattatttaaataatattaaggGTCTGTAGTGCTCTTCGCATTCATTTATAGGTAGCACATTTACACTGAGGATGGGCGAGTCTCAATTCAAATTGTCAGCTGCTGGAAAAAAAATATGGTTTAAACCAATAGCACTAAGAGAACGCTGCCTTCTTTGTTATTGGTTGGTCAGTCAATCAGCGACATACCCAATTAGGGTAGCgggggggctggagcctatcccagcttttcaatgggcgcaaggcacacagtaacaccctggacggggcgccagtccatcgcagggcagacacacacacacacacacacacattcacctctagggcaattcagtgtctccaattaatctgactacatgtttttggactgtgggaggaaactggagctcctggaggaaacccacgcagacacagggagaacccggaccacccggcctggggatcgaacccaggaccttcttgctgtgaggcgacagtgctgcccaccgagccaccatgccgccctaatTTATATAGCATGATGTTATAAGGCTGACTGTCTATATTACTTCATGAATTTGGGGAACCTGTCCGTGACGGATCGTCCCAGAAAATGTCTTGGATTTTTGTGGTCCATTCAAAATGCCCCGCAATGTGATTGAACTCTTGTAAATAagaggaaagaaagaaggacTAAATCAGCAGAggttcacaaataaaaaatagccAGACCACCTTCGGCGTAAAGAGGGTGAAGCAAATTATTTGAGACACCGAGTATCACTGTTACACTGTTAAAAGGTACCGTCTCTGCTGAATACGGATATGAAATAGGTTCATTTAAGGATGATAGTTAAATCACAATAAGAAACGGTCACAGTAAGCTAATAAGTTAGCTAATAAGCTAATAAGAAACTGTCACAGttgttgaactgatgaaccattttacatttttaaacctgctttcatttTACAGTAGACTGAGCTGTTAATAATCACCTCATTTGTCTCATCTTACTTTTCCTTTGCTATTTTGATCAGCATTTATCCAATTTAGCACCTCATTATTTTGAAAAGCAAGAGATTACACAGTAGCTAATGCACAACTAGCGcaattgttttaataataaggGAGGATAGTGAGGCAGTCAAAGAGAAATTTAAAGAAACCATAAagagtaaatatataaaaatataacatattGAGAGGATAGTAAAATATAAGGAGTAAATAAATGGGAGTGAGGATTTACTGGAATTTACTGTCCCCCAACCAAGTTTGTATCTAAAAAATACGGTCACTTTACAACCATAGCACAAAAAAGTTGACGCACAAAAGATTTACACCTCAATGAAGATGTAATGGCAGAAATAATCAGTCAGTAAATTATTAAAGATCATAaaaatccattaaaaaaaaaaatcaaacatctgtaacaacggTTAAGAAGGTGAATTGGAACAATACAAGTTCCTTTGTTTAAGTGTCAGGAGCTGCAAGCATAGACTTAGCTTAGCATAGTCTCTGTTGCCCTCCTGTGGTTGAAAcaacagggttagggttagggttaggagaGAGAGATAAAACCAGAAACTGTTCTGAAATGCTAAAACAAGatcattattaatacatttatttcccCTCCCTATTTATATTTACCTGACATggcatcagtccatcacagtcaATCACTCCTAGAGGCAATTTAGACTAGTTTAGATTGGTGTTTGGAGCCACTGTTCTCCTGGAAAACCCAGTAGGTTCAATGTACACATATTTCGAGATAATCTTGCTTACTCATAATTTTGTCCACTTTCTGCAATGCACAAGCCTACGAGCATACTACAGCCACTACCATGCTTAACAGTActtacagtgttgttgggtttaaacACCTTACATTTTCTTCCCAAAACATACTCCTGGTCACCGAGGCCACATGATTTCTTATTGTTCACATTATAAAACTCTTCTTCTAAagattattttctttgtttatgtAATCAGCAACAAACTGTAGTTAAGCTTTGTTTGCGTGACCGTGGACAGCAACAGGTTTGAGTAGCTTCTgggagggatcttcaaaaagtttccgcacttttgtATTTTCATCGGAAACTGTGAAGGCAGGAGAAGTAGTAAGTAGTCGTTTtggggagacagagagagcttatagtctggatttagctccttctgatttccacctttttggatgcttaaagaagctttaaggggagaaaattttttatgtgatgatgtgaaagcagcggtgcatcagtggctacacgctcaaccaaaaacattttttgctgatggaattaaaaagtcggtacaacgctgggaaaaatgcatcagaaggtgactgtgtagcaaAGTAATGTCACtggtttttgaaattcttaatagttaaaaaagtgctgaaactttttgaagaaccctagTAGTTTAGCAGGCTTAGCAGACCTGTTTAACGATGGTCTAACCATCCAATTTCCTTTTAGTTTAAGGTAAGTTTTATTTTCCTTCCCAACCTTGACAAAGAGTCCACTGTTCCTGGTAATCTAAAAGCCATCACGTGACAGGAGAAACTGAAGTGGCTTTAAATACGTCCCACTGATGACTTTCTTTTTCACATTGTAATGGGTGGAGTGAAGTTAAACCAGCCCTGTTTATGTATCACACCAAGTTAAATGACAGTATAAGACTTTCTACAGCATCAAATGTAATACCAGAGttgcttattttttttactttttcttgCAGAAAGTTTTTAAGAGACAGCAAAGTTTGCACAATGTTCACCtgtctgttttatttgcttttccCTCTCCCAAAAGCTCACATATTCATTTTCTTATGTACAGCGCATAGTACAGAAACTCATCATACAAATGAACTGCAGAAAGaaactaaacaaaacacaaGAGGTCTAGAAGTGCACCACTATTCTGCGCGAGGACATTGTAATGAATGGGTTGAATAAAAATGACTTCATGAGGACTGAAGACGGTGGAAGGCTTTAACGGACGGTTTTGTGCTCTGGAACATTTTTAGAGTGAAATGACAACTTGTGATTGTGGTGAATTAAATGACCGTGCAAAGAACTGGAAGGGAGTGActttagcaaaaaaataaataaaagggcgTGAATTGTGAAATGTTAAAATACAACAAACTAAAAAGTATTGTGTAACACAGACAGGCCCTTATAAacgcaaaataaaaacaagacaaTTGATGATTTCTGCAGCATAATGACAATACACATTTGGCCAGAGAAATCTGGCATAGTCTGGGCACACTTTAGCTTCCTGATTCCATTCTTTTGCATATacaacctttaaaaaaaatcaagaaagaaagaaagaaagaaagaaagaaagaaagaaagaaagaaagaaagccaCTCAAGCACACCAGTTGGTTATATTGGTTACTACATTTAACGAGTCGCCTATTAAAACACATCGGCAACAAAACAGATCAAGTAAATGCAAGCAATTAAAACTCTAAGGCAACATGTGAACTAAGAATACTCAAAACAGATCAAGCAGGCTGAACCTGCGTGATGTTACAGCTTCTACCCATAATAACCTGTGTGGAAGTCACCGTACAATCGTAGCGAgcgataaataaacaaaatccggGAGAATACTGTCATCTTCAAAAGCTTGTTTCTTTTTGTACTGGTTGCTCAAACAGGTTTCCAGCTTTCGggggtttaaaataaaataaaacctactAAAGGCTAAAATATTTtgcatcttgctgtgaggctgcgGCGGTGCGTATATAATAAACACATCTTCCCTTATTTATTCACAGGTGCAGGGTATGACGTGCAAAGTGATCGCAGAATACAACCCTCCTTATTAAACTCGCCTCCAAGCTATTAAATGTTTGGGGTTTTTAACTCCCCTGTATAAACTAAAATAACAcaaggagaaaataaaatggggattaatcataataaaaaaaagtttacaatGAATGTAACTTGATATCACGTTGCGTTCACATTCTCAAGGGTCGTGAGCCAGCAGAGTGGCGTTTACTAATCCTCCAGGGGAATTGTGGGATCCAGCATCCCAGTGAACTGATGTTGCTCCTTTCTGACCCCTGATTAGACAAGGGCACTGCAAATCTGCTCCTCACCTAATCTGCAATAAAAATGCTATTGTAGATGCAAACTTTGGCTTAGCAGGGCATCAAAGTGTACAGTTTTTGCACCCTGAATGTGGTGAGGTGGCATCTCGAATGCTCTACGTCCCGTTCAGGACTCCAAGCTGCTGAAGCCAGCATGCGCGTGCACAGTCAGTTGCAAAATATCATGACCAGGTCTACTGGGTCTAAAGCAACACTGGTACAGGGATATTCACGGTGTGAAAATATCtggtgagggagggaggggtatAAGCGATCCAGTCTGTTTTAGAGCGCATTAAGTGAAGACACATCACGACGTGCCTTGTCTTTTCTGTTGCTGGGCTCGGATGAGATCGAGCTGCTTTTTGCATTGCTGGTAGTATGTAGAAAGGCTCTTGTTCTCTTCTAGAAGCTTCTTGTGCTCTTGGACCAGGCGAGACGTGTTCTgctggtccttttcgtcttgaTCCAGCTCTGCTATAAGCTCATTCctagacacacagacaaacagttttatttgttatattttttcACCAATACAAATAACTCATAGGACTGAGGTGAAAGCTATGGACACGTTTGAATTACACTCAGGCTGTGTCGGCTGAACTGATTTATGAGTGGGGGGTTTCTTGTTATGACATGAAGCCTAGCGTTGCTCTCCGTATGTGATATGGCACTGTGTTGGAACCGAactctggcaggtgataagaaacaGCCGCAGACtggacacgtgtcggaaggAGTGTGTGGTGATTCAGAGGCAGCGGATTCACAATTAGCAATTAAATGACCAGATTAAAGATGAATAAAGTCTGTGGTTAACATCTTAGTTTTGAATTTTAAACACAAATGTAAACCTTATCAACAGCGCCTCACAAAACTTTAGATTATGTATtgtgtataaaaatataaaccgCCCGGATTCAGCTGTCACTTACTGCTGCACAGAATGCTAGcacacacgtgcacagcaaGTAGATTCCTTATTCAGGTCATTCTCTATAAATACAGAATGAGTTGATTGGTTCTAACTCCACCAGTTGCTTCTTTAGCGCCTGTTTGAGCTGCttaaagatgtgtgtgtgtgtgtgtgtgtgtgtgtgtgtgagcaaccATCTCCAAATTCAAACGTGACAGAGAtgcctttgttctcatgacacCAAACTTACATTTGAGCCACTGAGCTTTGCTTGAGCTTAGTGAGGTTgtaactaaaaataaaaccttAATTATATGTAACGTaagtggatttaaaaataacatttaaataatttaacagAATGTGTCTGTGGTCTGCAGGATGTGACATCATGAGTGAAATAAACGCAATTCTAGAAAAACacctaaataaacaaataagaaaaacaaagacATCTTTTAATGTACAGTAAGTAAACCATTCATGTGCCATAATGtatgattttttaaacactaaGACTGCATTCACAATACATGGCAAAACCCATTTGCGCTGACTGGGCCATTGTTTCTTATGAAGTGAGGTGGGGCCGCTTaccttgacttttttttttattctgactGAACTCTGACCCAGTTTGACTCTGAACTTTGACATTTTTAAGGTGCCatcaatgagacaaactgtttataTGAAACAGTCTGAAGCAAAGCACAAACAATTAGTCTCATTGGCggcactttgaaaaggtcagttcTGCAATTTTTAGAAACGCGTAGTGGCCAGGTAATCAGCAGCGCTTCACTCCACAGAaaacaacggcacagcagcCACGTATCGTGTGAATGCAGCTTAACTACTCAATTATTTGCTATAACTAAATAAACAGGTGAAAAGTATTCAGTCAGTATATTAGAAATATATGTAATGGCTAAATGAATAAGTTTTGGATGTTAATGCTAAAAGCTAATGCATTTGGTCTCATTAGAGAAGAAATTGCTATTGGTTGGGAGGAAGCGACTTGCATCAGTACAATGTAAACAATTAAGGGGTAAGAGCCATGCTCAGAGGCCcggcagtggcaacttggcaccGACGTTTGAACCAGCAAGTCTGatacaaacaaggaggtaggCGATGATGACAAATACTGTGTCTTAAGAAAAAAGCAGAACTTACTTCCTCTGGATGAGCAAAGCGATCTCCGTCTGAACTTTCAGATACTCCTGCGCCATCTTACAGTGTTGCTCAAACACCGCCATGGACTCCTTGGAGTTAGGGCAGGGGGCGAGCGGCTGCAAATCACACAAACACCATTCATCAGCTTCAAAGCTTAAAGTTTATTAGTCTGTAATGCAGTATGTGTATTTTTATCACTGCTAGTCTGCACAGAAATAGCAAAACCAAGGACCAACTCTGCATCCAAGCAACTGCTGCTGGGTACCTTTGAGAACATTCCACAATGTAAATAGAGTCATCTTCAGAGTCGGTAATCCGCTATAATCCTGATTTGATTGAATCTAAAGCTGGTTTTTCAGGCTACTGGCAATTCATTTCAGTTTAATCAGctgctttatccaggtcagaAACGCAGAGGGTCCGGTTCTACCAGAAAACACCAGCCACAGGTcgtcaatccattgcagggatACTCAGACCTGAGCCACCCCTTGGGACTCaacaaaaacatgcattaaAGCTTTTCTCTATACAGCCAACCAGGTTGTGGAATGAATAAGCTGACAGTCTGCTGGTGTCTTTAAACAAAGTCTCAAGACTCACTGTTTCACCAAGTACGCTGCCActatctttaaataaataaagaaagaaaacctttCCACCCCTTTTGCTTTTAGTCTTAGCTAAATGTTTTTAGACTGCTGCCAATTGGAGAGTGATGAAAACCGtacaaaaaataacacaaagatGTTTTACAAGCCACTCTGaataaaatactaatattaCCCAGCCATACATGAGCAAACTATATGCTTACTAATTCAAAGGCAGGTGTAGTGGACGAATGTGTACCTGTAACTGGTGGTCCAGGGTCAGATAGGCCATTGGGATGGAGTTATCAGAGCCATTTGTGTCTAGGGGGCACAGAAAAGAATACTGTCAGCTCACATTTAGTATaggacaaaaaagaaaaaaactagctaCATTCTAAATTATATCGTTCGTTTTTCTTTTCAAATTCATTAACACTACAGTTAAAGTAAAAAGTTTACAAAAGTATgcacagcactgctgagattcgaatccCGATAGTGGTCTTGCATAATATGCCCATAAATTCTACATCATAAAAGCATTCCAAATTATGCTTTCCAGCTTTTAACTTCTTTTTAATGATGATAGCTCCATGCCTGAAGGAGCTAAATGAGGGAAAAACTGTACCTGGACAAGTCTAGGACCTTTGAGATAATCCAAAATGTCGACAGTGAGCCAGGCATTTTGCCCTTCCACAATGCACAAGTTTACTTATGCTCTTTATGATATTCAATCATAAAGTGCCTACAAACTGTAGCCATGCAGAAAAGAAAGAGCAATGGCATTTCGTCCATCATCTGTTTTGCCATATAAGCAAGTTTATATTAGTACCGAACTGCTTTGTGGTCCCAGATATCCACAGACAGACTGTAAATAACCTCGGCTCATCGGCGTTAATTAGAGAGAGTGAGATGAGGACTAGAGAGCTGATGAGGTTTACGGAACGTCTGCTGCACTGCTGAAACTGTTATACAGACAGCTCAATGACATTAACCTCGACTCCCctccacctcacacacacactgtaaatgaCACTGTGATTTCTGTATTTTAGGAAAGGCATACtaataatcatcataaaaaaaacattataaagttgCAATGCTGTGTAAAACTGCAAAGTGGCATGTGGGAGTACCTGTAGGGTCATCAGGAGAGAAACTGTAAGCTCTGCTTGTCTTATCAGACGTGATCATTCTCACACTGGGACTGGACGACCGGCTACTGTTTCTGCTATCCTGCAATCATTAATCAAGAGACTGTGTTACAAAGATCTCACTGGTCTTATGAACTGAGCATACACTTGTAATGGACAGTCTGGAAACTTTAAACATTTCTGCTACTGTTCTTTTCTTGTAACTAAATAACTGGAACACACCCAGCCTGATctggctctccttggtcagatcgtggggttgtgcaagcatcagaaataagaaaagaaaaccCCACAATTCTCCAATTATTGTGTCAGAATTGCAAGACTACTATAACATGTCCTGCTAAAAGAGTTTTAACAGCTTTACTTTGCTGTATGGCACAGGACCATAGACATGTACCACCGGGTGAGACAGTATGACAATATGCTCTGTTTAAAGGCAGAAAGTTAATGGCATTACACCAAACATTAGTTGGTACACACTGACTTAACTCATCAGTACATGTTCCAActacaaaccaaaaaaaactgACATACTGTGCCTCCTACACTACTGTAACAAGTTTACCTTTCTACAAAAACGATGACCATTTTGTAATACCTAGCACAAGCgtgaaataaaataacatgTATTGTGATCAAGGATTTTAAATATATCGTTCAGCCCTATGGTACCATATCAGATACATTTCTAatagctttatttttttaaatgatcaaaaACCCAAAAGAGTGTGCATCACTGTAAATAGAATAAGATGATCCTACCTGGCCTGGCTCTATTCCAACAGCGGGAAGATCCTGTACTGATCTGCGTCTGAACGGCTCACAGGTGGCTACAAAAAAAGGGCGAAGAGGGAATAAAAGATGAATCAGAGAGTTTGGGTGCTTGAGACTGAGTTCTTGCCTCTTATCAGGACTGAGGAGGGTGTAACGCTGTGTGTGACAGAGGGACAGCTGCAATGAATTACCCAGACTCCCAGTCCATTGGCATGCCAACAACATGGGGCTCAAACGTGGCCTAAACCTGACCCAATTCCTCACAGAAataaaccactaaaacacagaCAAGACTGAAAGAGCACGGCACACCACAGCGACACGGCCACACAGCCCATTTCACTAGCATTGGCAAAACAGCTCCGGTCACGTCTGATGGCTCTGATGGCAATGGATCAGCAGCAGTCGTTGGTACATAGTAAATATGACTGTGAGACAATGACAGAAGGTGACTGAGCTGGAATTCCAATGCAGAGCACTAAACTAGAAATCAGCATCACTAGAAAAGCTCAACAAGGATGTCGACATCACTCACCCCTTTCCTTATCTATCTTTCTGGctttaataattacatatacatgtttgtttgtgtattaggattttaacgtcatgttttacacttttggttacatttataataggaacggtagttactcattacacaaggtttattagttcacaaggttatatcaaatacagtcatggacaatttagtgtctccaattaacctcacttgcatgtctttggactgtgggaggaaaccagcgcACCCGAAGtaagcccacgcagacacggggagaacatgcaaactccacacagaaaggactgccccacgtggggctcgaacccaggaccttcttgctgtgtgctgGCCACCGTGCTAcccatatacatgtgtacagtacaatacaattcCTTTTTCCTCATATAGTggtttgtttgaaagctggaaTTGAAGTgcagggtcagacattgtaTGCCAGCCCAAGAGCAAagtttgaacccacaacctttagC
The sequence above is drawn from the Trichomycterus rosablanca isolate fTriRos1 chromosome 9, fTriRos1.hap1, whole genome shotgun sequence genome and encodes:
- the map3k7 gene encoding mitogen-activated protein kinase kinase kinase 7 isoform X3, whose product is MFSKPLAPCPNSKESMAVFEQHCKMAQEYLKVQTEIALLIQRKNELIAELDQDEKDQQNTSRLVQEHKKLLEENKSLSTYYQQCKKQLDLIRAQQQKRQGTS